From a single Natronorubrum tibetense GA33 genomic region:
- a CDS encoding SOS response-associated peptidase, translating to MCGRYTLMVEQAALEERFDARFADSSEEFTPRYNMTPGQRLPVITNDAPETIQRLEWGLVPSWADDDKNGLINARAETVDEKPSFRAAYERRRCIVPADGFYEWVETENGKQPYRVAFEDDRVFAMAGLWERWEPDDETTQAGLDAFGGGVADDDSEDGPLETFTIVTTEPNDLVSELHHRMAVILEPDREREWLTVDDPKSLLEPYPAEELRAYPVSRAVNDPSIDEASLVEPVESYSNN from the coding sequence ATGTGCGGTCGCTACACACTGATGGTCGAGCAGGCGGCACTCGAGGAGCGATTCGACGCCCGATTCGCGGACTCGAGCGAGGAGTTCACGCCGCGGTACAACATGACGCCGGGCCAGCGGCTCCCGGTGATCACGAACGACGCGCCCGAGACGATCCAGCGCCTCGAGTGGGGACTGGTGCCATCGTGGGCCGACGACGACAAAAACGGTCTCATCAACGCGCGTGCGGAGACGGTAGACGAGAAGCCGAGCTTTCGGGCGGCGTACGAACGACGGAGATGTATCGTTCCCGCGGACGGCTTCTACGAGTGGGTCGAGACCGAGAACGGAAAACAGCCCTACAGAGTCGCCTTCGAGGACGATCGCGTCTTCGCGATGGCCGGGCTCTGGGAACGCTGGGAGCCCGACGACGAGACAACCCAGGCTGGTCTCGACGCCTTCGGTGGCGGCGTCGCGGACGACGATAGCGAAGACGGACCGCTCGAAACGTTTACCATCGTCACAACGGAGCCGAACGACCTCGTCTCGGAGCTTCACCACCGAATGGCGGTCATCCTCGAGCCCGATCGCGAACGCGAGTGGCTGACTGTCGACGATCCGAAATCGCTTCTCGAGCCCTATCCGGCCGAGGAACTCCGCGCGTACCCAGTCTCGCGTGCGGTTAACGATCCGTCGATCGACGAGGCGTCGCTGGTCGAACCGGTTGAGTCCTATAGTAACAACTGA
- a CDS encoding RNA-guided endonuclease InsQ/TnpB family protein yields the protein MYVYYQLLSVAGDYLRRTAITRPILTPEQRRALDETLDEWQYACNISTRIGWTVGETRKTQLQQLAYDEIREQTRLGSQHAILATHKAAAALSGIEEIDDLDENYKTSRPTFTSDTLVYDARSMTLFSDGSVSLATLTDRIRCNLALPDDETGYQRQYLEDDEWELTESTISKRDGDWYLHLGFRKPKPEPTTERQDDTGDRTVLGVDLGIVNIATTSTAYFASGGELRHRHRQFERIRSSLQEAGTQSAHRTIQRMSGRESRYVREMLHHVANDILEEAVTHDCDYIAFENLKHIRERAPPVKEFHQWAHRQLVDLVEYKATAAGIRIEFVSPENTSRQCPECGYTSEKNRIRQAAFECRECGTTANADYVGAKNVGLRFVRRGLQSSRRTGDGQLALKSGTVRPNQGFVPTPLSG from the coding sequence ATGTATGTCTACTATCAACTTCTTTCCGTGGCAGGTGACTACCTGAGACGGACTGCGATCACCCGCCCTATCCTTACTCCCGAGCAACGGCGAGCGCTCGATGAGACACTTGACGAATGGCAATACGCCTGTAACATCAGTACTCGTATCGGCTGGACAGTTGGGGAGACACGGAAAACGCAACTGCAACAACTCGCGTACGACGAGATACGTGAGCAAACGCGTCTCGGAAGCCAACACGCGATTCTCGCTACGCACAAAGCTGCAGCCGCACTCTCTGGTATCGAGGAGATCGACGACTTGGACGAGAATTACAAGACGTCTCGGCCGACCTTCACGAGCGATACGCTCGTTTACGACGCGCGATCGATGACGCTGTTTTCCGACGGTTCCGTCTCGCTAGCAACGCTCACCGATCGGATTCGCTGTAATCTCGCACTTCCCGACGACGAAACGGGTTACCAGCGACAGTATCTCGAGGACGACGAGTGGGAACTGACCGAATCGACGATATCGAAGCGGGACGGTGACTGGTATTTGCATCTGGGTTTCCGTAAGCCAAAGCCCGAACCGACGACCGAGAGGCAGGACGACACTGGGGACAGGACAGTTCTCGGTGTCGATCTCGGCATCGTCAACATTGCCACTACCAGTACGGCCTACTTCGCTTCGGGGGGAGAACTACGCCACAGACACCGCCAATTCGAACGAATACGCTCCAGCCTTCAAGAAGCCGGAACGCAGTCAGCACATCGCACCATTCAGCGGATGAGCGGACGAGAGTCACGCTATGTGCGCGAGATGTTGCATCACGTCGCCAACGATATTCTCGAGGAAGCAGTAACCCACGACTGCGATTATATCGCATTCGAAAATCTCAAACATATTCGGGAGCGTGCACCCCCTGTCAAAGAATTTCACCAGTGGGCACACCGCCAACTCGTCGATCTGGTCGAATACAAAGCTACGGCTGCGGGAATTCGTATCGAGTTCGTTTCACCAGAGAATACGAGCCGACAGTGTCCGGAATGTGGATATACGAGCGAAAAGAACCGCATTCGACAGGCAGCGTTCGAGTGTCGCGAGTGTGGAACTACTGCCAACGCTGATTACGTCGGTGCAAAGAACGTCGGATTACGGTTCGTCCGTCGAGGCCTACAGTCGTCTCGGCGGACGGGCGACGGTCAACTCGCCCTGAAGTCAGGAACGGTGAGGCCGAACCAAGGTTTCGTACCGACCCCGCTATCGGGATAA
- a CDS encoding Rid family detoxifying hydrolase, with protein MKRIIETDDAPAAVGAYSQATSNGSLLFTAGQIPLTTEGELLADESIESQTEQALYNLDGVLDEAGATSADVLKVTVFLDDIDDFEAMNETYADYFDDEPPARSAVEVAALPKGVGVEIEAVASLE; from the coding sequence ATGAAACGGATCATCGAAACCGACGACGCACCCGCTGCGGTCGGCGCGTACAGTCAGGCGACCAGCAACGGCTCGCTGCTGTTCACCGCCGGCCAGATCCCGCTGACGACCGAAGGGGAACTGCTCGCGGACGAATCCATCGAATCCCAGACCGAACAGGCCCTCTACAACCTCGACGGCGTCCTCGACGAGGCCGGTGCGACGTCGGCGGACGTCCTCAAAGTCACCGTCTTCCTCGACGACATCGACGACTTCGAGGCGATGAACGAGACCTACGCCGACTACTTCGACGACGAGCCGCCGGCCCGCAGCGCCGTCGAAGTCGCCGCCCTCCCCAAGGGCGTCGGCGTCGAAATCGAAGCCGTAGCGAGCCTCGAGTGA
- a CDS encoding PAS domain-containing sensor histidine kinase has translation MSERVGETNWTFWEGDDTETHRRCRALITAVGDGIAVVNAEGELTFANERAAELLGRPLDDLAGRSADGAYWDYVDDAGDPLETGKTPFDRVIGRGRSIADQVVGLRRPSGERVWLSVDGAPQRDETGDIDGGVFVFEDVTERQQAERELEEILGRVSDAFYALDEEFRFTHVNERAEELLQRSEPELLGNCLWDVFPSAAEIDEVWDAFQTAMDEQEATSYELYYDTLEFWVEANIYPSETGVSVYFRDVTERKERESDRTELLQDLRESEERLRLALEAGGMGTWELDLQSEESPVRSPQHDRIFGYESPVEDWGLERFLDHVHPDDGEEVKRRFEAATETGTWEFECRIVRADGEKRWIAAQGEFHFDDGGTPVRAVGVVRDITERKEREQALEESERRYRTLAEYFPNGLVTLFDHDLEYTLAAGKGFDRIPVDPQDLDGKPFHEVWPDDAVADLEPVFQSALEGEEASVELEYAGREWVIHAVPITDEQGDIFAGMTMAQDITEQKAHEQYLEEAKAQLEAATEAGAIGTWEWHIPDDQFVTGESFADTFDVEPDAAREGVPLDRFLSSIHEDDRDRVAREIEETVERCDECELEYRVWNADGELRWVVARGHVECDEDGNAVRFPGALTDITERKRAELELEKQSRQLETLFQVLPVGAVVANADGSLRRANETAKNIWGGDVFDSDSVEEYDKFSATWADSGEPVGPEDWTMSQVLQGEEVREPNIYEIEAFDGEHRIIMEHGKPVRDERGNVSRAVVTLTDITDRRAYQRQLEESNDRLEQFAYAASHDLQEPLRMVTSYLQLLEQRYGDAFDDDGEEFLAFAIDGAERMREMIDALLEYSRVDTQGDPFEPVELDAVLEDVREDLQMRIEETDADITTDELPRIDGDASQLRQLFQNLLQNAIEYSGDEPPRIEISAERDGRDWILSVRDEGVGIDPDDTERIFEVFQRLHSYEEHNGTGIGLALCRRIVERHGGEIWVESTPEDGTTFSFTLPTA, from the coding sequence ATGAGCGAGCGAGTAGGGGAAACCAACTGGACGTTCTGGGAGGGGGACGATACCGAAACCCACCGGCGGTGTCGGGCACTGATAACCGCGGTTGGCGACGGGATTGCGGTCGTAAACGCCGAGGGCGAACTGACGTTTGCAAACGAGCGCGCCGCGGAACTTCTCGGACGGCCGCTCGATGACCTCGCTGGACGCTCTGCCGACGGCGCTTACTGGGACTACGTCGACGACGCCGGAGACCCGCTTGAGACGGGTAAAACTCCGTTCGATCGCGTTATCGGTCGTGGCAGGTCGATCGCCGATCAGGTTGTCGGGCTTCGCCGTCCCTCCGGCGAGCGCGTGTGGCTGTCGGTCGACGGCGCGCCACAGCGGGACGAAACCGGCGATATCGACGGTGGCGTCTTCGTGTTCGAAGACGTGACCGAGCGACAGCAGGCCGAACGCGAACTCGAGGAGATCCTCGGTCGGGTGAGCGACGCCTTCTACGCGCTCGACGAGGAGTTTCGCTTCACGCACGTCAACGAGCGCGCCGAAGAGCTCCTCCAACGCTCCGAGCCGGAACTGCTCGGCAACTGTCTCTGGGACGTGTTTCCGTCCGCTGCGGAGATCGACGAGGTCTGGGACGCGTTCCAGACGGCGATGGACGAACAGGAGGCGACCAGCTACGAACTTTACTACGACACGCTCGAGTTCTGGGTCGAGGCGAATATCTACCCCTCCGAAACCGGCGTGTCGGTCTACTTTCGGGATGTCACCGAGCGCAAGGAGCGCGAGTCCGACCGCACCGAATTACTGCAGGACTTACGCGAGAGCGAGGAGCGACTCCGACTCGCACTCGAGGCCGGCGGCATGGGCACGTGGGAACTCGATCTACAGTCCGAGGAATCGCCGGTCAGGTCGCCACAGCACGACCGAATCTTCGGGTACGAGTCCCCGGTCGAAGACTGGGGGTTGGAACGCTTTCTCGATCACGTCCACCCGGACGACGGAGAGGAGGTGAAACGGCGGTTCGAAGCCGCAACGGAGACCGGAACGTGGGAGTTCGAGTGTCGAATCGTTCGAGCCGACGGCGAGAAACGGTGGATCGCAGCCCAGGGAGAGTTCCACTTCGACGACGGGGGAACACCGGTTCGGGCAGTGGGGGTCGTTCGGGACATCACCGAGCGCAAGGAGCGCGAACAGGCGCTCGAGGAGTCCGAGCGACGGTACCGGACGCTCGCGGAGTACTTCCCGAACGGTCTCGTCACGTTGTTCGATCACGATCTCGAGTACACGCTGGCGGCCGGGAAGGGGTTCGACCGGATCCCCGTTGATCCCCAGGATCTCGATGGGAAACCGTTTCACGAGGTCTGGCCCGACGACGCCGTTGCCGATCTCGAGCCGGTGTTTCAGTCGGCACTCGAGGGCGAGGAAGCCTCGGTGGAACTCGAGTATGCCGGCCGAGAGTGGGTTATCCACGCGGTGCCGATCACCGACGAACAGGGTGATATCTTCGCCGGAATGACGATGGCCCAGGACATCACCGAGCAAAAAGCGCACGAGCAGTACCTGGAGGAGGCAAAAGCGCAGCTCGAGGCGGCGACTGAGGCCGGTGCGATCGGGACCTGGGAGTGGCACATCCCCGACGATCAGTTCGTGACCGGCGAATCGTTCGCCGACACGTTCGATGTCGAGCCCGACGCCGCTCGGGAGGGTGTCCCGCTCGATCGGTTCCTATCGTCGATCCACGAGGACGACCGCGACCGGGTCGCCAGAGAGATCGAAGAGACGGTCGAACGCTGCGACGAGTGCGAACTCGAGTACCGCGTCTGGAACGCCGACGGCGAACTCCGGTGGGTCGTCGCCCGGGGCCACGTCGAGTGTGACGAGGATGGAAACGCCGTCAGATTCCCGGGCGCACTCACCGATATCACCGAACGCAAACGAGCGGAACTCGAACTCGAGAAACAATCGCGGCAACTCGAGACGCTGTTTCAGGTCTTACCCGTCGGTGCCGTGGTTGCGAACGCGGACGGTTCACTGCGCAGGGCGAACGAGACGGCGAAGAATATCTGGGGCGGTGACGTCTTCGATTCGGACTCCGTCGAGGAGTACGACAAGTTCTCGGCGACGTGGGCGGACTCCGGTGAGCCCGTCGGCCCCGAAGACTGGACGATGTCGCAGGTGCTTCAGGGCGAAGAGGTCAGGGAACCAAACATCTACGAGATCGAGGCCTTCGACGGTGAACACCGCATCATCATGGAGCACGGCAAACCGGTCCGAGACGAGCGCGGGAACGTGAGTCGTGCGGTAGTGACGCTGACCGACATCACCGACCGCCGGGCATATCAGCGACAGCTCGAGGAGTCGAACGACCGACTCGAGCAGTTCGCGTACGCCGCCTCCCACGATTTGCAGGAGCCGCTTCGGATGGTCACGAGCTATCTCCAGTTGCTCGAGCAGCGATACGGCGACGCCTTCGACGACGACGGCGAGGAGTTCCTCGCGTTCGCGATCGACGGGGCCGAGCGGATGCGCGAGATGATCGACGCGCTCCTCGAGTACTCGCGAGTCGACACGCAGGGTGATCCGTTCGAGCCGGTCGAGTTGGACGCCGTTCTCGAAGACGTCCGCGAGGACCTACAGATGCGGATCGAGGAAACCGACGCTGACATCACGACCGACGAACTCCCGCGTATCGATGGCGACGCGAGCCAGTTGCGTCAACTCTTCCAGAACCTCCTGCAAAACGCCATCGAGTACAGCGGCGACGAGCCACCGCGAATCGAGATCTCCGCCGAGCGAGACGGCAGAGACTGGATCCTCTCCGTTCGTGACGAGGGCGTCGGGATTGATCCGGACGATACCGAGCGGATTTTCGAGGTGTTCCAGCGGTTGCACAGCTACGAGGAGCACAACGGAACCGGCATCGGTCTCGCGCTCTGTCGACGCATCGTCGAACGCCACGGCGGGGAAATCTGGGTGGAGTCGACGCCCGAGGACGGAACGACGTTTTCGTTTACGCTACCGACCGCGTGA
- the ilvA gene encoding threonine ammonia-lyase, whose amino-acid sequence MLELSDILEAHERVRETSRHTPLEHSHTYSSMTGADIRLKLENFQRTGAFKIRGATNRIATLSEAQKDAGVVTASAGNHAQGVALAATRSGVDSKIVMPEHAPISKVKATKNYGAEIVLSGRDYNEAAERAHEIEREEDRTYVHAFDDEDIMAGQGTIGLEILEDCPDVETVVVPIGGGGLISGIATAIKEQKPDTRVIGVQADGASSAAASLEKGERIALDGVDTIADGIATRSVGERTFPHIQKYVDEVVTVSDPEIAVALVYLLERSKTLVEGAGAVPLAAVLFEAFDYDEDEVIVPTLCGGNIDLNTLTNVVVRGLVETGRYLKIRTVLKDRPGALEDLLDIFTAHRANIYAIHHDRTSRDVEMSDTEVEIELEMRGPDHVDAFLAALRDAGYEVDILA is encoded by the coding sequence ATGCTCGAACTTTCAGATATTCTCGAGGCACACGAGCGCGTCCGCGAAACGTCCAGACACACTCCGCTCGAGCACTCACACACCTATTCGTCGATGACCGGAGCCGATATTCGGCTGAAACTGGAGAACTTCCAGCGAACGGGTGCGTTCAAGATCCGCGGGGCGACGAACCGAATCGCGACGCTCTCGGAGGCACAGAAAGACGCCGGCGTCGTCACCGCGAGCGCGGGCAACCACGCCCAGGGTGTCGCGCTCGCGGCGACGCGGTCCGGCGTCGACTCGAAGATCGTGATGCCCGAGCACGCGCCCATTTCGAAGGTCAAGGCGACGAAAAACTACGGCGCGGAGATCGTCCTCTCCGGTCGAGACTACAACGAAGCCGCCGAGCGTGCCCACGAGATCGAACGCGAGGAGGATCGAACCTACGTCCACGCCTTCGACGACGAGGACATCATGGCCGGCCAGGGCACCATCGGGCTCGAAATTCTGGAGGACTGCCCCGATGTCGAGACCGTCGTCGTTCCGATCGGGGGCGGCGGCCTCATCAGCGGTATCGCGACCGCGATCAAAGAACAGAAACCCGACACGCGCGTGATCGGGGTGCAGGCCGACGGGGCCTCGAGCGCCGCCGCCTCGCTCGAGAAAGGCGAGCGGATCGCCCTCGACGGCGTCGACACCATCGCGGACGGGATCGCGACCCGAAGCGTCGGCGAGCGGACCTTTCCGCACATCCAGAAGTACGTCGACGAGGTCGTCACCGTCTCGGACCCCGAGATCGCGGTCGCGCTGGTTTACCTGCTCGAGCGCTCGAAGACCCTCGTCGAGGGCGCGGGTGCGGTGCCGCTGGCCGCGGTGCTCTTCGAGGCGTTCGACTACGACGAGGACGAGGTCATCGTCCCCACGCTTTGTGGCGGGAACATCGACCTCAACACGCTGACCAACGTCGTCGTCCGCGGGCTCGTCGAGACCGGCCGGTATCTGAAGATTCGAACCGTATTGAAGGATCGTCCCGGCGCGCTCGAGGACCTGCTCGACATCTTCACCGCTCACCGCGCGAACATTTACGCCATCCACCACGACCGCACCTCCCGGGACGTCGAGATGAGCGATACGGAAGTCGAGATCGAACTCGAGATGCGCGGTCCCGACCACGTCGACGCCTTCCTCGCCGCGCTGCGAGACGCGGGGTACGAGGTCGACATTTTGGCCTAA
- a CDS encoding gamma-glutamylcyclotransferase family protein, translated as MLNVRLRPFGRQFRADERLPSTVSSATNKGEEPVRPVVQVFVYGTLTDSEQVESLLGDSPGTYESLGPATLEGFHRVDGAYPTLLPGGTADGELLAVDNLALERLDRYEGVDRGLYVRVTVPRADSGSTQLYVGDPDKLGVAADAVWTDERPFGDAVRRHIVREDTVVQNHE; from the coding sequence TTGCTGAACGTAAGGCTCCGCCCGTTCGGACGACAGTTCCGGGCCGACGAACGGCTTCCGAGTACGGTGTCGAGCGCCACGAACAAGGGCGAAGAGCCCGTACGTCCGGTCGTGCAGGTTTTCGTCTACGGAACGCTGACCGATTCGGAGCAGGTCGAGTCACTTCTCGGCGACAGCCCCGGAACGTACGAGAGCCTCGGCCCGGCGACGCTCGAGGGGTTCCACCGCGTCGACGGCGCGTACCCGACCTTGCTTCCGGGTGGCACCGCCGACGGTGAGTTGCTCGCGGTCGACAACCTCGCGCTCGAGCGACTCGATCGGTACGAGGGCGTCGATCGGGGGCTGTACGTTCGGGTTACGGTACCGAGAGCGGACAGCGGGTCAACCCAGCTCTACGTCGGCGACCCGGACAAACTCGGCGTCGCAGCCGACGCCGTGTGGACTGACGAACGCCCGTTCGGTGATGCCGTTCGACGCCATATTGTGCGAGAAGATACCGTGGTACAAAATCACGAATGA
- a CDS encoding DUF7490 domain-containing protein: MNREYVLAIAALVVVVGALSTLALTGAVSDPDDSETATDVETDGDVSLAEITISSEDVTGGTATIAVDSHLEHRGDPVDNVTVVHRVTDTNSGLVENTTEREVDVLGEGSSDRSETVVTDSVAVPRESSYEIETFVYRDGARLESASHSIEGVDALTPAYADTDVEFHRFGGGSFADVPAIEYAIESTTDDRATLEVASYLTNTGDDAEDDLELEVKARQSGSEVVADSATVDLSTVDPGETASPTVDLEVPTEYDYYLDAVLWRDGTIVETDRAVANLGEGSLSVDETDGEGGLEVSDFTGGSGVGTDDADAADDDHDDDRDGDGTPGFGAAIAVAALLATIALARRFQ, encoded by the coding sequence ATGAACCGCGAGTACGTGTTGGCTATCGCCGCGCTCGTGGTCGTAGTTGGAGCCCTCTCGACGCTCGCCCTCACCGGTGCAGTGTCCGATCCCGACGACTCCGAGACGGCCACAGACGTGGAAACCGATGGTGACGTATCGTTGGCAGAGATCACGATTAGTTCCGAGGACGTGACCGGCGGAACCGCCACGATCGCCGTCGACAGTCACCTCGAGCACCGGGGTGATCCGGTCGACAACGTCACCGTGGTCCATCGCGTGACCGACACGAACAGCGGACTCGTCGAGAACACGACCGAACGCGAGGTCGACGTGCTGGGCGAGGGCTCGAGTGACAGATCGGAAACCGTCGTCACGGATTCGGTCGCCGTCCCGCGAGAGAGTAGCTACGAGATCGAGACGTTCGTCTACCGGGACGGCGCGCGACTCGAGTCAGCCAGCCACTCGATCGAGGGCGTCGACGCGTTGACGCCCGCATACGCCGATACCGACGTCGAGTTCCACCGCTTTGGTGGCGGGAGCTTCGCGGACGTGCCCGCGATCGAGTACGCCATCGAGTCGACGACCGACGATCGGGCGACGCTCGAGGTCGCAAGCTACCTCACGAACACCGGTGACGACGCCGAGGACGACCTCGAACTCGAGGTGAAAGCCCGCCAGTCCGGCTCCGAGGTCGTCGCCGACTCCGCGACCGTCGATCTGTCGACGGTCGACCCCGGCGAGACCGCGTCGCCGACGGTCGATCTCGAGGTCCCAACGGAGTACGACTACTACCTCGACGCGGTGCTCTGGCGGGACGGCACCATTGTCGAAACCGACCGCGCCGTCGCCAACCTCGGCGAGGGATCGCTATCGGTCGACGAGACGGACGGCGAGGGCGGGCTCGAGGTAAGCGACTTCACCGGCGGCTCCGGCGTCGGAACGGACGACGCCGACGCCGCCGACGACGATCACGACGACGATCGCGACGGCGACGGAACGCCCGGCTTCGGCGCGGCGATCGCCGTTGCCGCACTGCTCGCGACGATCGCACTCGCACGGAGGTTCCAATGA